In Drechmeria coniospora strain ARSEF 6962 chromosome 03, whole genome shotgun sequence, the DNA window aactTCCGTGCGAGAAGCCCGGCACGTGCACGACGGACATGCTCTCCTTCAAGGGCTTCCTGCATCGGTGGTACGCCGTCATCACCCAGATGGTGCCCTCGATATCCGCCAGCATCGCCCCCATGCTCGccaagtcggcggcggcggccatcagGCAGTgcaccggcggcgccttTGGACGCCAGTGCGGCTTCCAGTGGGCGACGGGCACCTACGACGGCAGGACCGGTGTCAGCCAGCAGATgagcgtcctcggcgccgtcctctcgcagctcatcggcgacgccaagAGCCCCGTGACGGCCAAGTCGGGCGGCACCTCCAAGGGCGACCCGAACGCCGGCGCCCGCAGCAGCCTCTGCGAGAGCTGTCGGAGGAACGACCGgcccgtcaccgtcggcgatAGAGTCGGCGCTGGCATGCTCACCTTTGCCCTCGTCGCGCTCGCCACGGGCCTTTTCGGTTGGATCATCATGGATATTCGCGACAGCTAGCTTGGCTTGGCATGCCATGTAAGATAATGATGAAGGGACGCACGTTTTTATTGGGAGCCATGGATGGACCGTCTCCTGCCGCGCTTttgccttttttttttgagagagagagagagagagagagagaacAGGCAAAACATACCTGTTTCCACCCCGAGGGGTCGACGGTTTTGAATCGAGTCATTTGCAGATGGGTCTTGACTTGGCCGTGAGTAGCTGCGATGGCGCGTTCTCGGCATAGACAATGAACGAGTGGATCGATGCCAGAGCTTCAGGAAAAGAAGGGGCGAAACGCTCTCCGTAAGGGAAACTGCTTGCGTCGTGAAGACGGCCAGCCGACCTTTCCCCTTTGCTGGTCCTTGGACCGTATATCATGATCATGTCCATCCACCCTGAATCGATGGTGCATTCATGGCAGCAGCACCATTGCCGGTCCTTGGGCTGTACAATGTATGTCGTGAACATGTCTATCATTTCGAATCGACGGTGCGTTGATGGCAGCGATGCCTTGGCTGGTCCATGGACTGTATATGATGATCATGTCCGTCCACTTTGAATCGGGCGTGGATTGATGACAGCAGCACCGTTGCTTGTGCTGGCTGGGCTGTACAACATAGTCATGTCCATCCACTTTGAATCGAGGGTGCATTGATGGCAGCAGTACCATTGTTGGTCCCTGGACGGTAGACCACGACCATGCTCGTTCACTTTGAATCGATGGTGTGTTCTGGCAGCGGTGCCTTGGCAGGTCCCTGGACAGTatgtgatgatgatgcccaTCGACCTTGAATCGGTGGTGCCTGTATTGCAGCAGTGTCTTTGCTGGTTCCTGAACTGTGCATCATGATCATGTCCGGCCGCTCTGAATCGAGGGTGCGTTGAAGACAGCGGCAGGCCGTGGCAATCTGTCCCACGTCGCTGCTTGGGAGGATGGAGCAATTTCCCGCCTCgtgtgcacatgcacttacCGGACATGCACCtgaggtgtacatgcataaATGCAACTGTCCATGTATTGCTGTACTCGAACAGGACAATAGTACATGGGTTATTGCTGTATGCAGACAAGcagagtacggcgtacaggTCTGCCGAgtattagtacggagtactgtaggcgaacaagtacacctacctgtgcatttactgtacttggatggTGCACCAAGTATTGCCTAGTTGGTACTAGGACGAGGTATGTCTTGTTTCGTCGTTGTAGGCGCCGCCAAAGCACCCGAGCAGCGCATGACCTCTGGCGCTTAGCTAGGAGGCTTTGACTGAAATCGGCTTAGTTGCGGCGGGAAGATCTTAGGCCCGCTATTAATAGGCAGGCTCCTACCGTGTGCAGTAACGgccaagtacttacgcctCCCTGGGGGataagcacatgtaccggtactgaACGacccaagtattactgtaggtgaggcactgtacatgtacaccgtacCATGTAACACACATCTACGgattacttactccgtacggagtaataatacctttgggtctgcacggagcacggagcactcgcAGTGAAGTActgaagtacatgtacaactacttgtacaacttgtacactgtacttactaccaGCCCGTGGTGAATTTATCGAGGAAAGCAAACCAACCCAAGCCAAACCATCACCCGTCACACATCGCACATCGCCACCTCACGACGAACCATCACCGGGCCGCGAGCAGGGTGACTGGTAGATGCACAGTACGACCTAATTTCACGCTCGTTCATGCACCAGTGCCAGCCAGCCTGGCCACCCCCCACTCCGGTCGTGCCGATGATTGACAACATTCTCTACCTCTACGGCGGTGACCAGTAAGCCCCCCGAgccaacggcggcctcgacggcggtgctGACCTCGTCTCTCCGCCTTCCAGCCCGTGGGACTCGTCCCTCTGGGTCACATCCGACGACCGCGTGCGAGGCGGCGCGAGCCGGTCCCACCTGTCGGTCTCGAACCCCGAGCGCGCCCGCTTCCACGGCCACCTCGACATCacggccctcggcggcgccggcttcgccTCCCAGCACAGCCTCGGCACGCTCTCGTGGGACCTGCGCGATTACGAgggcatcatcgtcgccgtcgcggggcccggcaaggccgacggcaagcgaTACGCGCTGACGCTCAAGGAcgagctgccgccgccgagggatGACGGCCGCGAGCAGGCGGCCATCAGCTGGGAGGCCGagttcgtcgccgacaagccCGGCGACGTGAAGCTGCGCTGGGAAGACTTTCGGGCCACCTACAGGGGCCGGCCCAAGGGCGATGCCCGGCCTCTGAACCTCGGCGACATCAAGCGAGTGGGGCTCATGATGCGAAGGTGAGTGAAGCCGATCGAGggagcggcgacgggcagTGTACGACGGCGGCTGACGATGCCATGCGGCTCCCCCCCCTGCAGCTTTTTCGGCCAGCAGGAAGGAGACTTTTCGCTCGAGCTgcacgccatcgccgcctttAAGCGCgtcccgtcctcgacggcgacgacggtcgtcgccgagccggacgagggcgagatgGAGGAACGCAAGGACCTCAGGAGGAACGAATCCGACTTGGAGGAATTCCCCTCGCGGCCGGCGGTGCAGCACTCCTGGTGGCGGAAGCTGCTGTGCGGCATGGCCTGATGGACGCAGGCGTCGCCCCGGAGGCGGTGACCGATCCATCCGTGCCTCCTTTCACGTTTACATGTTCGCTCCTTGAGAAGATGGTGTATGGCAAGCAGttctttttcttcttccGAACCAGCCCGTATTGACTTTACAAACGTCGGCCTTGATCATGGTGCCTCATTGGGTTGGAGCCTCATCGGGTTGGCGAGCCTCGCCGTGCTTAGTTTCTCGCTCCCGCCGCCACGGGCCCGTTCACAGTCGGCGGCCATCGTGGGACCGTAGACCTGCGACGAAGATGATGAAGGAATATCAAACGACCGGTGACTGTGCTCTCGATGCTCGATGCTCGATGCTTGATGGCTGCCTGGTAGCATCCGCTCAAGGCTGCCAAGAATGCCACTCGGCTCGTCTGCCAACCGTGCGTGAAGGGACCCGGAAAAGAGCAAGCATAGGTCTGCGTTTCGTTCCATGGTGTGTATATTCAAGGGCGTCTTTGTCAGAGACATATATGGGCATATGGGCTGGTACGTCATACACGCATCTCCGGCATCGCACGGGCCGCCGTTGCATTCCATTCGATTCGTCCAAAACGACGAGACGGCTGCTCTCATTTCTTGTGAAACATCTTGACCTTTTCCATCTCGTCGTAGCTACCCATGAAGATGCCGGAGCGATCGTGGATGTGCTCCGGGTGAACCTCGAGCATACGCTTCA includes these proteins:
- a CDS encoding Complex I intermediate-associated protein 30; translated protein: MIDNILYLYGGDHPWDSSLWVTSDDRVRGGASRSHLSVSNPERARFHGHLDITALGGAGFASQHSLGTLSWDLRDYEGIIVAVAGPGKADGKRYALTLKDELPPPRDDGREQAAISWEAEFVADKPGDVKLRWEDFRATYRGRPKGDARPLNLGDIKRVGLMMRSFFGQQEGDFSLELHAIAAFKRVPSSTATTVVAEPDEGEMEERKDLRRNESDLEEFPSRPAVQHSWWRKLLCGMA